In one window of Mytilus trossulus isolate FHL-02 chromosome 7, PNRI_Mtr1.1.1.hap1, whole genome shotgun sequence DNA:
- the LOC134724870 gene encoding beta-lactamase domain-containing protein 2-like — MIVVRRIILKILQKKEKMSKPRQPVHLGGFVKPGFEKVKDVFRSNLETQTEIGGTFAAYYKQELVVNLWGGYADQKAKRLWKEDTMPCVYSTTKSASAVVIAHMVDRGLLSFKERVCQYWPEFANNGKEDVTLEMYLSNRAGLSATNEKFPMSLILTDPVKLGHILANQKPLWKPGTNHGYHPVTFALYLDQIVRHADPQRRSLSQYFHDEIAKPFDIEFYIGLPEELHYRTPRIIIWKMLDAASYIHNFKGDPDILKLTSQSPTDFKSVRTMNDPDIKKLPVGSICGHGTSAAIAKLHSILANGGVYQGKQLLSEDSINKFQQISSGGVDLAFSMDGMWSYGPMVFPIAETGKPLMYIFGHGGYGGQMGLADTRYKTGFCYATNYLDASSRSGADDDRRWISMYETLYECIYKLENVPSSQERRTFYEFGAFKKFKGSRL, encoded by the exons ATGATTGTTGTAAGGagaattattttaaagattttacaaaAGAAGGAAAAGATGTCAAAACCTAGACAACCTGTTCATTTAGGTGGATTTGTTAAACCAggatttgaaaaagtaaaagatGTTTTCAG ATCAAATCTTGAGACCCAGACTGAAATTGGAGGGACCTTTGCAGCTTATTACAAGCAAGAATTAGTGGTGAACCTATGGGGAGGATATGCTGATCAAAAAGCTAAAAGATTATGGAAGGAAGACACAATGCCATGTGTATATTCTACAACTAAAAGTGCATCAGCTGTTGTTATAGCACATATGGTAGATAG AGGATTATTAAGTTTTAAAGAAAGAGTATGTCAATACTGGCCAGAATTTGCTAACAATGGAAAGGAAGATGTGACTCTAGAAATGTACCTTTCTAATCGA GCAGGTTTGTCAGCAACCAATGAAAAGTTTCCAATGTCATTAATACTGACAGATCCAGTCAAATTAGGTCATATCTTAGCCAATCAGAAACCATTATGGAAGCCAGGAACAAATCATGGATACCATCCTGTAACCTTTGCCCTCTACCTTGATCAGATAGTTAGACATGCTGACCCACAAAGAAGATCTTTATCTCAGTACTTTCATGATGAAATAGCAAAACCATTTG ATATAGAGTTTTACATAGGACTACCAGAAGAGCTCCATTACAGGACTCCAAGGATAATAATATGGAAGATGTTAGATGCTGCTTCATATATACATAACTTCAAGGGAGATCCAGATATACTGAAACTAACATCTCAGAGCCCTACTGACTTCAAAAGT GTGAGGACAATGAATGATCCAGATATAAAGAAACTACCAGTAGGTTCTATATGTGGACATGGTACTTCTGCTGCGATTGCAAAACTACATAGCATTCTAGCCAATGGTGGAGTATATCAGGGGAAGCAACTCCTCTCGGAGGATTCTATAAACAAATTCCAACAAATTTCTTCAGGAGGTGTAGATTTAGCTTTCAGTATGGATGGTATGTGGAGTTATGGGCCCATGGTGTTTCCTATTGCAGAAACTGGTAAACCA ctaATGTACATTTTTGGTCATGGAGGATATGGAGGACAGATGGGGCTTGCCGATACAAGATATAAAACAGGATTCTGTTATGCAACAAACTATCTTGATGCTTCATCCCGAAGTGGTGCCGATGATGATAGACGCTGGATATCTATGTATGAAACATTGTATGAATGTATttacaaattagaaaatgttCCATCTAGTCAAGAAAGAAGAACATTTTATGAATTTGGTGCTTTTAAGAAATTCAAGGGAAGCAGATTATGA